The genomic stretch AATGTCCAATTCTTTCACAGGTGTACAATTTACtagaaattccatccatccatccatcttcttccgcttatccgaggtcaggtctcgggggcagcagcctaagcagagaagcccagactttcctctccccagccacttcgtccagcgggAGATCCCAGGCCAGCCtttccaacatgtcctgggtcttccctgtggcctcctgccggtcggacgtgccctaaacacctccctagggaggcgttcgggtggcatactgaccagatgcccgaaccacctcatttggctcctctcgatgtagaggagccagatgagcccTCCTCTTTTTACTAGAAATTATTAGATAATATCCCAAAGCCAAATATTAATTTAACAAAAGGCATAGAACATGTTGATCCTTTTTTGGGAGAtacttttttttgctcaaatctctcattcaactaaaagtaaaataaacatGTAATGTAATTTGttatatgtttttaattcaactatttgaatgacttttgatcaaatgtccCAGTTTTCAATTAGTCTAAATTTGCATGACAAGTTATTTTACCAATTAAAACCTTTGACGTTATTTTATCAAAATATCtttaaaagggtaaaaaaaaaattgttttgtttaggactgaagtttgagaaatttgagcaaaaaaggttaaaaatgaataaatgaaaatctaaaaatgtttttactctcttcaaaaataaaaaataaatccattgcttaaatttaaaaaaaagttatcaaaTGAAGAATGTCTCAGACTATCCACACCCcccatcaaacatgcaacatggttCGTTACACCTGGACAGCTAATCCAGCTTGGACCACTTCacacaacacagacgtcataatatcatcaaatatCACCTTTAATTAAGCATTCAAACACAGCACATACATTTTGTAATAAAGATGAAGTGATAGGAAAAAAAAGGTACAAATATAATACACCTATTCTTGGCAGCATAGGAGAAAATTATGGACACGTTTTTGAGTTAAGAAAATAATGACCAATGATACACATTAAATTTAAattctggccactttatattgaatttatgttttttttttataacaaaataatattatattatatatacacacacacacaatcacacttatacattagggttgtcccgataccaatattttggtgctggtaccaaaatgtactttgatacatttcaaaataaaggggaccacaaaaaaaaaaaattattggctttatccatccatccatccatccatcttcttccgcttatccaaggtcgggttgcgggggtagcagcttaagcagggaagcccagacttccctctccccagccacttcgtccagctcctcccgggggatcccgaggcgttcccaggccagccgggagagatagtcttcccagcgtgtcctgggtcttccccgtggcctcctaccggtcggacgtgcccgaaacaccttcctagggaggcgttcgggtggcatcctgaccagatgcccgaaccacctcatctggctcctctcgatgtggaggagcagcggctttactttgagctccccccgaatgacagagcttctcaccctatctctaagggagagccccgccactcggcggaggaaaatcatttcggccgcttgtacccgtgatcttgtcctttcggtcatgacccaaagctcatgaccataggtaaggatgggaacgtagatcgaccggtaaatcgagagctttgccttccggctcagctccttcttcaccacaacggatcgatacagcgtccgcattactgaagacgccgcaccgatccgcctgtcgatctcacgatccactcttcccccactcgtgaacaagactccgaggtacttgaactcctccacttggggcaagatctcctgccCAACTtggggatggcactccacccttttctgggagagaaccatggactcggacttggaggtgctgattcccatcccagtcgcttcacactcggctgcgaaccgatccagtgagagctgaagatcttggccggaggaagccatcaggaccacatcatctgcaaatagcagtgacctaatcctgcagccaccaaaccagatcccctcaacaccctgactgcgcctagaatgttctgtccataaaagttatgaacagaatgggtgacaaagggcagccttggcggaatctattggctttatttcaacagaaaatgttatgatacattaaacatgtttcttattgcaatcaaataagaattttgtcataaaataaaatagtgaacatactagacaatttctcttttagtagtaagtaaacaaacaaaggctccttttagtctgctgacatatgcagtaacatattgtgtcatttatcattctagtattctgtaaaaaaaatgagggacaagcggtaggaaacacattattaatctacttgttcatttactgttaatatcggcttattttctgtttttaacatgttctatctacacttctgttaaagttaataagcacttattcttactttacattagttgtaGGTGATTCTACACATTTTGGtaacaatccaataccaagtagttacaggatcatacattggtcataattaaagttctcctgtgtccagggacatatttgacTTTATAAACAACTAAAAAATTACAAGTGATTGTGAAACGgacacaatacaaaaagaatgccattgtacgtTCATATTACTaaaacagacactcgtaaacgtgttagcattagagatgtccgataatagcttttttgccgatatccgatattgtccaactcttaattactgattctgatatcaaccgataccgatatatacagtcgtggaattaacacattatgatgcctaattttgttgtgatgccccgctggatgcattaaacaatgtaacaaggttttccaaaataaatcaactcaagttatggaaaaaagtgccaacatggcactgccatatttattattgaagtcacaaagtgcattattatttttttaacatgcctcaaaacagcagcttggaatttgggacatgctctccctgagagagcatgaggaggttgaagtgggcggggttgaggtggggtagggggtagcagggggtgtatattgtagcgtcccggaagagttagtgctgcaaggggttctgggtgtttgttctgttgtgtttgagttgtgttacggtgcggatgttctcccgaaatgtgtttgtcattcttgtttggtgtgggttcacaatgtggcgcatatttgtaatggtgtcaaagttgtttatacggccaccctctgtgtgacctgtatggctgttgaccaagtatgcattgcattcacttgtgtgtgtgaaaagccgtaggtattgtgtaattgggccggcacacaaaggcagtgcatttaaggtttattggcactctgtacttctccctacgtccgtgtacacagcggcgttttaaaaagtcataaattttactttttgaaaccgataccggtaatttacgatattacattttaaagcatttatcggccgataatatctgcagcccgatattatcggacatccctagtgagcatattagccaatgctaacgacgctagcttgattacattacgattgcACATACAAATacccatgaaaacactcctacagacatcacacatggaacggtttagtaagtatgaacagttttagttatattgtaaaactgacaaacgttgcttggagtgatgaatgaagaatccatacaagtagacccgctatggacggctagaagactgaacggcaaTTGTACTGTAGacattcacccagcagcacctgcagtgagcaaactggtccaatagatggcgccatagcacaaacattgacacaccttttcagtatctttgcttgtgttttatgcaaagaaaaatccataaatttgctgcaccgttttataagcctcaGGCGTAGGAAAATAATAGCGGCTGatcgtccggaatttacggtgtgCGTTTTAAAAAGATGGTTTCATCGAAATTCATGCAATAATttgttttttagtgcatgtaaatataccaagtgtgtgtgtgtatagggcGGCCACCTTGGGATTTTGGTTGGATGGGGGGCCCTTCAGGAGCCTTGTGTTAGTTTCTAAGTCATTCTATTTTAATatgttgtcttctttttacagGAACAGAAGATCTCTTCCTTTAGACATCTGTCAAAGACAACCTGGACAAAAAGCGCACCGTCATGGACGGAGATCATCCAAATGGCACTTTTGCCAACACCACGCGAATCCACTCCGCTCCCCACAGCCTTTGGGAGGTCATCACCATAGCAACGGTCTCGGCCATCGTCAGCGCCATAACCGTCGTGGGCAACGTTTTGGTGATGGTGTCCTTCAAAGTCAACAGCCAGCTGAAGACGGTGAACAACTACTACCTGCTGAGTCTGGCCTTCGCAGACCTCATCATCGGCGTGTTGTCCATGAACCTGTACACCACCTACATCCTGATGGGCTACTGGTCCTTGGGAAGCCTCGCGTGCGATCTCTGGCTGGCCGTGGATTACGTGGCCAGTAACGCTTCCGTTATGAACTTACTGGTGATCAGCTTCGACAGATACTTCTCCATCACCAGGCCGCTGACGTACAGGGCGAAGAGGACCCCGAAGAGGGCGGCCGTCATGATCGGGCTGGCGTGGTTGGTCTCCTTTGTCCTGTGGGCGCCGCCCATCCTCTGCTGGAAGTACATCGTCGGAGAGGAGAAGGAATCGCCGGACGAATGCCAGATTCAGTTTCTAACGGAGCCCGTGATCACATTCGGGACGGCCATCGCCGCTTTCTACATCCCGGTGTCCGTCATGACCATCCTCTACTGCCGGATATATAAGGAAACCCAAAGGCGCACTAAGGATCTGGCGGAGCTCCAAGGACTCCACACCGATCACGTCCAGGAGGGGACTAAAGCGCGCAAAACCATCATTCCTTCTTGTTTCAACTTCGCCGGAGAGCGAAGGGACCGGAGTCAGGCCTCCTGGTCCTCGTCGAACCAAAGCAACGCCACGAAGACCACCACCAGGTCGGACGAAGCGTGGGTCAAAGCCGACCAGATCACGTCCTTCAACAGCTACTCCTCGTCCGACGAGGAGGAGCACCACGCGTCCATCGAGACGCCGCTGGGATCTCTCCGAGA from Nerophis lumbriciformis linkage group LG26, RoL_Nlum_v2.1, whole genome shotgun sequence encodes the following:
- the chrm5b gene encoding muscarinic acetylcholine receptor M5b translates to MDGDHPNGTFANTTRIHSAPHSLWEVITIATVSAIVSAITVVGNVLVMVSFKVNSQLKTVNNYYLLSLAFADLIIGVLSMNLYTTYILMGYWSLGSLACDLWLAVDYVASNASVMNLLVISFDRYFSITRPLTYRAKRTPKRAAVMIGLAWLVSFVLWAPPILCWKYIVGEEKESPDECQIQFLTEPVITFGTAIAAFYIPVSVMTILYCRIYKETQRRTKDLAELQGLHTDHVQEGTKARKTIIPSCFNFAGERRDRSQASWSSSNQSNATKTTTRSDEAWVKADQITSFNSYSSSDEEEHHASIETPLGSLREKSDKNGQAADYAEDQYSPSRKSSKKGFSYKFTTPAPKAKKGSPLPLPASPRVPEAGKNASPSSKTMDPALKNQITKRKRMVLVKEKKAAQTLSAILLAFILTWTPYNIMVLVSTFCAKCVPTSLWHLGYWLCYVNSTVNPMCYALCNKTFQKTFRMLLLCQWRRRRGEDKLYWCGQNPNAKMT